Proteins from one Corynebacterium testudinoris genomic window:
- a CDS encoding mycoredoxin, with protein sequence MTTDPAHVTIYATDWCPYCHNLISRLNRTDTPYELIDVEADADAATWVESVNNGNRVVPTVKYSDGTHATNPEASAVRRKLEELTA encoded by the coding sequence ATGACCACCGACCCCGCGCACGTCACCATCTACGCCACTGACTGGTGCCCCTACTGCCACAACCTCATCAGCCGCCTCAACCGGACGGACACACCCTACGAGCTTATCGACGTCGAGGCAGACGCCGATGCCGCCACCTGGGTCGAATCCGTCAACAACGGCAATCGCGTCGTCCCCACCGTCAAGTACTCCGACGGCACGCACGCCACCAACCCCGAAGCCTCGGCCGTGCGCCGCAAGCTGGAGGAACTCACCGCTTAA
- a CDS encoding dihydrofolate reductase, with the protein MSPLGAIWAQSLDGIIGDGQSMPWHLPEDLAHFREVTTGHPVIMGRHTWLSLPPTVRPLPGRDNYILCSREPGQWSAGGQVISSLTYPDREAWVMGGGQVYAATIDDVDVLEVTLIGAHLGDALGERAVFAPDIPASFGLVSDTDWLISDKGRLTLDGHRSDLPLRYRFLRYERKEAA; encoded by the coding sequence ATGTCACCGCTCGGGGCCATCTGGGCGCAATCCCTCGACGGGATCATCGGTGACGGCCAGTCCATGCCCTGGCACCTTCCCGAGGACCTTGCCCACTTCCGCGAGGTCACCACCGGGCACCCCGTCATCATGGGCCGCCACACGTGGCTGAGCCTGCCTCCGACGGTGCGCCCCCTGCCGGGCCGAGACAACTACATCCTCTGCTCCCGGGAACCCGGCCAATGGTCGGCCGGCGGCCAGGTCATCTCCTCTTTGACCTACCCCGACCGTGAAGCGTGGGTGATGGGTGGGGGCCAGGTCTACGCCGCCACCATCGACGACGTCGACGTCCTCGAAGTCACCCTCATCGGCGCCCACCTGGGAGATGCTCTCGGCGAGCGTGCCGTCTTCGCCCCCGATATCCCCGCCAGCTTCGGGTTAGTCTCCGACACAGACTGGCTGATCTCGGACAAGGGCCGGCTCACCCTGGATGGTCACCGCAGTGATCTGCCCCTGCGGTACCGTTTCTTGCGGTACGAACGAAAGGAAGCCGCATGA
- a CDS encoding DUF1906 domain-containing protein: MSVSRRTFLRTAAVAAAVGTVGASVPQAHALGPVLGTVIDYAAGVPSGASVKAAGHLGAVRYVSQRRPDAQWMVGKPVLLNETRDFAANGLSTASVYQFGRANTADWLQGAAGAGVHAPQAIALHRAAGGPNGRPIYVAIDDNPTWDQYNRQIRPYLQAFQLALGAAGLQTGVYGNYNVIEWASKDNIGTFYWMHDWGSGGKIHPRTTIHQLPVSRQRKIGNLTVDINNVYAHDWGQWMPGQAPSAPAASSPSIPGIPNIPGLPNIDQNQINQIVKTVQGLSS; the protein is encoded by the coding sequence GTGTCTGTTAGCCGTCGCACCTTCCTACGCACCGCCGCTGTTGCCGCCGCCGTAGGAACCGTGGGCGCCAGCGTCCCCCAAGCCCATGCCCTGGGTCCCGTCCTGGGCACCGTCATCGACTATGCGGCGGGGGTTCCCTCGGGTGCATCCGTGAAGGCGGCCGGTCACCTCGGCGCTGTGCGCTATGTGTCGCAGCGTCGTCCGGATGCGCAGTGGATGGTGGGCAAGCCGGTGTTGCTGAATGAGACGCGTGATTTCGCCGCGAACGGCCTCTCCACCGCCTCGGTGTATCAGTTCGGCCGGGCTAATACCGCCGACTGGCTCCAGGGTGCGGCCGGTGCGGGCGTGCACGCCCCGCAGGCAATCGCGCTGCATCGCGCAGCGGGTGGCCCCAATGGCCGTCCGATCTACGTCGCCATCGATGACAACCCGACGTGGGATCAGTACAACCGTCAGATCCGCCCGTACCTCCAGGCCTTCCAACTGGCACTGGGTGCTGCGGGCCTGCAGACCGGCGTATATGGCAACTACAACGTCATCGAATGGGCATCAAAGGACAACATCGGCACCTTCTACTGGATGCACGATTGGGGTTCCGGTGGAAAGATCCACCCGCGCACCACGATTCATCAGCTTCCGGTGTCGCGTCAGCGCAAGATTGGCAATCTGACGGTCGATATTAACAACGTCTACGCCCACGACTGGGGCCAGTGGATGCCAGGCCAGGCTCCGTCCGCCCCCGCGGCGTCGAGCCCCAGCATTCCGGGCATTCCGAACATCCCGGGTCTGCCGAACATTGATCAGAACCAGATCAACCAGATCGTGAAGACGGTCCAGGGCCTGTCCAGCTAG
- a CDS encoding solute symporter family protein gives MTTAYLAQESSNTGNPILNIAVFVVFIVVTMAVVMRAGKSTKEAADFYTGGASFTGTQNGLAIAGDYLSAASFLGIVGSIAISGYDGFLYSIGFFVAWLVALLLVAEPLRNVGRFTMADVLSFRLRQKPVRVAAAVGTLAVSLFYLIAQMAGAGSLVSVLLDLHGTAEQAIVVAIVGVIMIAYVLIGGMKGTTYVQMIKAVLLVGGVAVMTILVFVAIRGGFSTLFHDAVATHAASETIQKAGYEATDIMKPGLKYGGTFIKQLDFISLGLALVLGTAGLPHVLMRFYTVPTAREARKSVTWAIVLIGAFYLMTLVLGYGAAALVGPDRILAAPGGANAAAPLLALELGGSIFMALISAVAFATVLAVVAGLAITASASVAHDVYDAVFRDGQSSEAEQVRVSRITVVVLGVISIILGILAMSQNVAFLVSLAFAVAASANLPTILFSLYWKRFNTSGAVASMYTGTFSALILIFLSPAVSGVPSAMFPNHDWSIFPLTSPGIVSIPLAFLVGIVVTLATKPDNLDHLASEMEVRSLTGVGVEAPVDH, from the coding sequence ATGACCACTGCATACCTTGCTCAGGAATCCTCCAACACCGGCAACCCGATCCTTAATATTGCGGTCTTCGTTGTCTTCATCGTCGTCACCATGGCCGTGGTCATGCGCGCCGGTAAGTCCACCAAGGAAGCAGCCGACTTCTACACCGGCGGCGCATCCTTCACCGGCACCCAGAACGGCCTGGCCATCGCAGGCGACTACCTTTCCGCCGCCTCCTTCCTCGGTATCGTCGGCTCCATCGCGATCTCCGGCTACGACGGCTTCCTTTACTCCATCGGCTTCTTCGTCGCCTGGCTCGTCGCCCTGCTGCTCGTCGCTGAGCCGCTGCGTAACGTCGGCCGCTTCACCATGGCTGACGTGCTCTCCTTCCGCCTGCGCCAGAAGCCGGTCCGTGTGGCCGCCGCCGTTGGTACCCTCGCGGTCTCTCTCTTCTACCTCATCGCTCAGATGGCCGGCGCCGGCTCGCTGGTCTCCGTGCTCCTGGACCTCCACGGCACCGCGGAGCAGGCTATCGTCGTCGCGATCGTCGGCGTCATCATGATCGCCTACGTCCTCATCGGCGGCATGAAGGGCACCACCTACGTCCAGATGATCAAGGCTGTCCTGCTCGTCGGTGGCGTGGCCGTCATGACCATCCTCGTCTTCGTCGCCATCCGCGGCGGCTTCTCCACCCTGTTCCACGATGCTGTGGCAACGCACGCCGCTTCGGAGACCATCCAGAAGGCTGGCTACGAGGCCACCGACATCATGAAGCCGGGTCTCAAGTACGGCGGCACCTTCATCAAGCAGCTGGACTTCATCTCCCTGGGCCTCGCCCTGGTGCTTGGTACTGCTGGTCTGCCCCACGTCCTCATGCGCTTCTACACGGTCCCGACCGCTCGTGAAGCACGTAAGTCCGTCACCTGGGCCATCGTCCTCATCGGTGCCTTCTACCTCATGACCCTGGTCCTCGGCTACGGCGCTGCCGCACTCGTCGGCCCGGACCGCATCCTCGCCGCCCCAGGTGGCGCGAATGCTGCGGCACCGCTGTTGGCACTCGAACTCGGTGGCAGCATCTTCATGGCCCTGATCTCCGCAGTTGCCTTCGCTACCGTCCTCGCGGTCGTCGCCGGACTCGCCATCACGGCGTCTGCCTCCGTCGCCCACGACGTCTACGATGCCGTCTTCCGCGATGGTCAGTCCTCCGAGGCTGAGCAGGTCCGCGTCTCCCGCATCACGGTTGTTGTCCTCGGTGTCATCTCCATCATCCTGGGCATCCTGGCCATGTCGCAAAACGTCGCCTTCCTGGTGTCCCTGGCCTTCGCCGTGGCCGCCTCTGCGAACCTGCCGACCATCCTGTTCTCGCTGTACTGGAAGCGTTTCAACACCTCCGGTGCCGTCGCCTCCATGTACACCGGTACCTTCAGCGCCCTGATCCTCATCTTCCTGTCTCCGGCAGTGTCGGGCGTTCCGTCCGCCATGTTCCCGAACCACGACTGGTCGATCTTCCCGCTGACCAGCCCGGGCATCGTGTCCATCCCGCTGGCCTTCCTCGTGGGTATTGTGGTCACCCTGGCTACCAAGCCAGACAACCTCGACCACCTCGCTTCTGAAATGGAAGTCCGCTCCCTCACCGGAGTTGGTGTGGAGGCCCCGGTCGACCACTAG
- a CDS encoding aldo/keto reductase, translating to MTTSKPTNVPSVTLNDGTEMPQIGLGTWNLTGDDGARIIRDAIAMGYRHIDTASIYHNEEEVGRAIREAIAAGDVTREELFVTSKLWNDDQGEDRVPAAFQESLHRLGLEYLDLYLVHWPAPSLGKYLESYEAIARLQGLGVIQSIGVSNFYEEVLQELIDATGTAPAVNQVELHPGFSQAPLRQVHEELGILTGAWSPLGRGAILQDPVLDAVARDVGKTTAQVALRWEMQLGCSVIPKSTNRERLGKILEVTDFTLNSDQMAAISSLDEAEGFGRIFDDPRTYPSED from the coding sequence ATGACTACGTCGAAACCAACCAACGTGCCCAGCGTCACCCTCAATGATGGAACCGAGATGCCCCAGATTGGGCTGGGAACATGGAACCTCACCGGGGATGATGGCGCGCGCATCATCCGCGACGCCATCGCCATGGGCTACCGCCATATAGATACCGCCTCGATCTATCACAACGAAGAAGAAGTCGGCCGGGCGATCCGGGAGGCCATCGCCGCTGGAGATGTCACCCGCGAGGAGCTGTTCGTTACCTCCAAGTTGTGGAACGACGATCAGGGCGAGGACCGCGTGCCCGCCGCCTTCCAGGAGTCGCTGCACCGCCTCGGCCTGGAATACCTCGACCTCTACTTGGTGCACTGGCCCGCCCCCTCCCTGGGGAAGTACCTGGAAAGCTACGAGGCCATCGCCCGCCTGCAGGGGCTCGGAGTCATCCAGTCCATCGGTGTCTCGAACTTCTACGAAGAAGTTCTTCAGGAGCTTATCGACGCCACGGGTACCGCCCCCGCCGTCAATCAGGTGGAGCTGCACCCGGGCTTTTCCCAGGCGCCGCTGCGCCAGGTCCACGAAGAGCTGGGCATCCTCACCGGGGCGTGGTCCCCGCTCGGCCGCGGCGCCATCCTGCAGGACCCGGTCCTCGACGCCGTGGCTCGGGACGTGGGGAAGACGACAGCTCAGGTGGCCTTGCGCTGGGAGATGCAACTGGGCTGCTCCGTCATTCCGAAGTCCACCAACCGTGAGCGGTTGGGGAAGATTCTCGAGGTCACGGACTTCACCCTGAATTCCGATCAGATGGCTGCTATTAGCTCCCTCGATGAGGCCGAGGGATTCGGGCGGATTTTCGATGACCCGCGTACCTACCCCAGTGAAGACTAG
- a CDS encoding NAD(P)-dependent malic enzyme: protein MTDPRSPHAHHISELSHDEIFAAHEGGKLSIHTARPLKTQRDLSISYTPGVAEVCTAISENPKLAHRYTGIGHTVAIISDGTAVLGLGDIGPQAALPVMEGKAQLFDRFAGLNAFPIVLDEKDTDAIVATITAIAPSFGAINLEDISAPRCFEIERRLIEALDIPVMHDDQHGTAVVITAALGNACQLLDRTMQDLKVVISGAGAAGVACAKMLIDAGVTDIIMLDSRGTIHAGRDDLNEIKQDLAATTNPRGVAGSVADALAGADCFIGLSRGHVSEDALKGMAPEPILFSLANPDPEIDPELAHRYGAVVATGRSDFPNQINNVLAFPGIFHGALQAGATRITPAMKLAASRAIAKVAEEHLDVEYIVPSPLDARVAPAVSKAVAAAWENAQ from the coding sequence ATGACTGACCCGCGTAGTCCCCACGCCCATCACATTTCTGAACTCTCCCATGATGAGATTTTCGCCGCGCACGAAGGCGGGAAGCTGTCCATCCACACCGCCCGCCCCCTGAAGACCCAACGCGATCTGTCCATTTCCTACACTCCGGGCGTGGCCGAGGTGTGCACCGCCATCTCTGAAAACCCGAAGCTGGCCCACCGCTACACCGGCATTGGGCACACCGTGGCCATCATCTCCGATGGCACTGCTGTCCTCGGGCTGGGCGATATTGGCCCGCAGGCCGCCCTGCCCGTCATGGAAGGCAAGGCCCAGCTTTTTGATCGTTTCGCCGGGCTCAACGCCTTTCCCATCGTGCTCGATGAGAAGGACACCGACGCGATCGTCGCCACGATCACGGCCATCGCCCCGTCCTTCGGCGCGATCAACCTGGAAGACATCTCAGCCCCACGCTGCTTCGAGATCGAACGCCGCCTCATCGAGGCGCTGGACATCCCCGTCATGCACGACGATCAGCATGGCACCGCCGTCGTCATCACCGCCGCGCTGGGCAATGCGTGCCAGCTGCTGGACCGCACCATGCAGGACCTCAAGGTCGTCATCTCCGGTGCGGGTGCTGCCGGGGTAGCGTGTGCAAAGATGCTTATCGACGCCGGTGTCACCGACATCATCATGCTCGACTCGCGCGGCACCATCCACGCCGGGCGCGACGACCTCAATGAGATCAAGCAGGACCTCGCCGCCACCACCAACCCCCGCGGGGTGGCCGGTTCGGTCGCCGACGCCCTCGCTGGCGCGGATTGTTTCATTGGGCTGTCCCGCGGGCACGTGTCCGAGGACGCTCTTAAGGGCATGGCGCCCGAGCCGATCCTCTTCTCCTTGGCCAACCCGGACCCGGAAATCGATCCGGAGCTGGCGCACCGCTACGGCGCCGTGGTGGCGACGGGGCGCTCAGACTTCCCGAACCAGATTAATAATGTCCTGGCGTTCCCCGGTATTTTCCACGGGGCGTTGCAGGCCGGAGCCACCAGGATCACTCCGGCCATGAAGTTAGCGGCGTCCCGAGCTATTGCCAAGGTCGCGGAGGAGCACCTCGATGTGGAATACATCGTGCCCTCCCCCTTGGACGCCCGCGTTGCCCCTGCTGTGAGCAAGGCGGTCGCCGCCGCGTGGGAAAACGCTCAGTAA
- a CDS encoding DUF485 domain-containing protein, producing MQNSEQFKELRRTYRSFTFPMSVAFFVWFILYVLVATFAADWMGTEIGGGFNIGIVFGLLQFLTTFVITWVYVRYANKNIEPQAAAIREAMEG from the coding sequence ATGCAAAACAGTGAGCAGTTCAAAGAGCTGCGGAGGACCTACCGGTCCTTCACCTTCCCCATGTCTGTGGCCTTCTTCGTCTGGTTCATCCTCTACGTTCTCGTAGCGACCTTCGCTGCGGACTGGATGGGCACCGAGATCGGCGGCGGCTTTAACATCGGCATCGTCTTCGGACTCCTCCAGTTCCTGACCACCTTCGTGATCACCTGGGTCTACGTGCGGTACGCCAACAAGAACATCGAGCCGCAAGCGGCCGCCATTCGCGAAGCAATGGAGGGTTAG